In Salmo salar chromosome ssa03, Ssal_v3.1, whole genome shotgun sequence, a single genomic region encodes these proteins:
- the LOC106598738 gene encoding LOW QUALITY PROTEIN: CMRF35-like molecule 5 (The sequence of the model RefSeq protein was modified relative to this genomic sequence to represent the inferred CDS: deleted 2 bases in 1 codon): MVILLVPTLKIVLLLAAVWSVCTAELITVEGYEGGKAEIRCPYREEWRSHQKYLCKGVCPVLNKDKVIKTEAGENSASKGRYSLKDNREESVFIVTITNLTLKDAGRYWCGVETATWKPDHYVEINLIVSEVSPALSSPPTTTTSPPTATSMSSPSPSSMSSPSPNRSGESVVIIVSGTLVMLLLVLVVSLLIVYRGKFNKETADSSAPRVNTDTRINREGCHGDGDSEEIKDRPLQSSSGSETTTIYSTAKLPTSPSDSQLCQRQLPPEPQLPQ; the protein is encoded by the exons ATGGTTATCTTGCTGGTCCCCACACTGAAGATTGTCCTCCTCTTAG CtgctgtgtggagtgtgtgtacaGCAGAGTTGATCACAGTGGAAGGATATGAGGGGGGCAAAGCAGAGATCAGATGCCCCtatagagaggagtggaggagccaCCAGAAGTACCTCTGTAAAGGGGTTTGTCCTGTTTTAAATAAAGACAAAGTTATTAAGACTGAGGCGGGGGAAAACAGTGCTTCTAAAGGGAGATACTCGCTGAAGGACAACAGAGAGGAAAGTGTCTTCATTGTGACCATCACCAACCTGACGTTAAAGGATGCTGGGAGATACTGGTGTGGAGTGGAAACAGCCACATGGAAACCTGATCACTACGTTGAAATCAACCTTATTGTCTCTGAAG TTTCACCAGCTCTATCATCcccacctaccaccaccacctcaccacctacTGCCACATCCATGTCTTCACCATCACCCTCATCCATGTCTTCACCATCACCCAACAGATCTGGTGA ATCAGTGGTCATCATAGTATCTGGGACTCTGGTCATGCTGCTATTGGTGCTTGTGGTCAGCCTGCTCATAGTCTATAGAGGGAAATTCAACAAGGAaacag CTGACTCCTCAGCACCCAGGGTGAACACAGACACCAGGATCAACAGAGAG ggttgtcatggtgatggtgaCAGTGAGGAAATAAAGGACCGCCCCCTACAGTCCAGCTCAGGTAGTGAGACCACCACCATCTACTCCACCGCCAAGTTACCCACTAGCCCCTCTGAC TCTCAACTATGCCAGCGTCAACTTCCACCAGAACCCCAGCTGCCTCAATGA